In Zobellia roscoffensis, the following are encoded in one genomic region:
- a CDS encoding SusC/RagA family TonB-linked outer membrane protein: MTLLKLFKVAITCTILMGMQLAYGYTQDLQNTKVSLKLENATLKEIFDEITKVTNFNITYGASIAEDRENYDINCVEEVLSNVLIKLSNQASFIYLVQNQTIVIKRTYKTSPKPTNKVKVGGVVKDAMGVPLAGTSVSIKNTSRGTTTDFDGLYSIEVEPNDILVFSYLGFISQEIPFNGSSSLNVILLEDTSKLEEVVVVAYGTQKKVNLTGALSTISNKEITVRPIGQTSSALQGLSPGVTVVQNSGRPGGDTGTIRIRGIGTLSNSSPLVIIDGVEGSLNDLDPNLIDSISVLKDAASSSIYGSRAANGVVLVTTKRSKSQKLTVNYNHYTGVQTSTNLPNMVDALDHINLTNIAYVNMGREPLYTDELVQGYRTIGDSDIDSYPNTDWQNQVLVGSGIMSNHFLSVSGGGEKTKFQSSFGYFDQEGVIKNSSFERLIFRNNMDVEFSEKFKMQLDLQLSAETTIQPGRGTSEVFHWMNRIPANQPGINSNGSYGEGWNGANPIAFSNIGGQQKRSSYPKIQLNTFFNYKPIEQLIFTLNIAPRFNEYSNDVFYESVDTFQPDDTPAFTSPAITSLTRENSRGIYNNLRGSMKYNDSFKDHDVSLLLGISREDYRNEFTSAFRDGFIFSDYPVLNTGSADNQQNSGSATEWALQSFFGRVNYNYKDRYLLEINGRYDGSSRFSEGNKYGFFPSVSGGWRISEEHFMKPLDGVITQLKLRASWGRLGNQDIGNYPFTSSIAIASYAFDKQIVNTGALNTAANSNISWETTEMTNVGIDLGLFSKLTLTAEFYDKNTHDILYDLDIPLTIGLNRPYQNAGVVNNKGWEIGAIYRDAIGDFNFDININLSDVKNEVISLKGVNRTGLTVSREGSSINSIYGLEAEGFFQTEEEILTHATQFGTVAPGDLKYKDQNNDGIINDDDNVIIGSTIPRYTFGAILNATFKNFDFNMVWQGVGKADGFLYQQGIMPFFNGGTVQEQHKDYWTPENRDASFPRLTISHANNEKNSSFWVKDASYVRLKNLQIGYRLPKVLTNKLGIDNLRLYINGQNLVSIDDFWDGYDVEAPVGRGDVYPQVKVYSFGLNLNF; the protein is encoded by the coding sequence GTAACGTTTTGATAAAACTTTCTAACCAAGCAAGTTTTATCTATTTGGTCCAAAATCAGACTATTGTTATCAAGAGAACCTATAAGACCTCGCCAAAGCCTACAAACAAAGTCAAAGTAGGTGGAGTTGTAAAAGATGCCATGGGGGTTCCTCTCGCAGGAACTTCGGTATCTATAAAGAACACTTCTCGGGGTACTACAACAGACTTTGATGGTCTTTACTCTATAGAGGTAGAACCTAATGACATATTGGTATTCTCATATTTGGGTTTTATAAGTCAGGAAATACCATTTAATGGTAGTTCTTCATTAAATGTAATATTGCTTGAGGATACTTCCAAATTGGAAGAAGTTGTTGTTGTTGCTTATGGAACGCAAAAAAAGGTAAATTTAACCGGTGCCCTATCGACTATATCTAATAAAGAGATAACAGTCCGGCCTATAGGTCAAACGTCTTCGGCACTCCAAGGCCTGTCTCCTGGGGTAACGGTTGTGCAAAATTCGGGAAGACCAGGAGGTGATACCGGCACGATAAGAATAAGAGGTATTGGTACTCTAAGCAATTCTAGCCCCTTAGTCATAATTGATGGGGTGGAGGGTTCGTTAAATGACCTTGACCCAAATCTTATAGATTCCATATCTGTACTTAAAGATGCGGCTTCTTCTTCCATATACGGTTCAAGGGCTGCTAATGGTGTAGTTCTAGTCACTACTAAACGTTCTAAATCACAAAAGTTAACCGTGAACTACAATCACTACACAGGTGTTCAAACTTCAACAAACCTACCAAATATGGTAGATGCATTGGACCATATCAACCTAACGAATATTGCATATGTAAATATGGGAAGAGAACCCTTATATACAGATGAGTTGGTTCAAGGTTATAGAACAATTGGTGATAGTGATATTGATTCCTATCCGAATACCGATTGGCAGAATCAGGTATTGGTGGGTTCGGGAATTATGAGCAATCATTTTTTAAGTGTTAGTGGTGGAGGTGAGAAAACAAAATTTCAATCGTCATTTGGTTATTTTGATCAGGAAGGAGTTATCAAAAATTCATCTTTTGAAAGATTAATTTTCAGGAATAATATGGATGTTGAGTTTTCGGAAAAGTTTAAAATGCAATTGGATTTACAACTTTCCGCAGAAACTACAATTCAACCTGGCCGTGGAACTTCTGAAGTCTTTCATTGGATGAACAGAATTCCTGCCAATCAACCAGGAATAAACAGTAACGGTAGTTACGGAGAAGGCTGGAACGGCGCAAACCCTATAGCATTTAGTAACATTGGGGGGCAGCAAAAGCGTAGCAGCTATCCTAAAATTCAACTCAATACTTTTTTTAATTATAAGCCTATTGAGCAGTTGATTTTTACTCTAAATATAGCTCCACGCTTTAATGAGTATAGCAATGATGTATTTTATGAATCTGTAGACACTTTTCAGCCAGATGATACACCCGCATTTACTTCCCCAGCAATAACCTCTTTAACTCGTGAGAATAGTAGAGGTATTTATAATAATCTAAGAGGGTCAATGAAATATAATGATTCGTTTAAGGATCATGATGTTTCACTTTTGCTTGGAATTTCTAGGGAAGATTACCGAAATGAGTTTACTTCTGCTTTTAGGGACGGATTCATATTTTCTGACTATCCGGTTTTAAATACTGGTTCAGCGGATAATCAGCAAAACTCAGGAAGTGCAACTGAATGGGCGTTACAATCATTTTTTGGTAGAGTCAACTACAATTATAAAGATAGATATTTATTGGAGATCAATGGCCGATATGATGGGTCTTCACGGTTTTCAGAAGGGAATAAGTATGGTTTCTTCCCATCTGTTTCTGGTGGTTGGCGTATTTCTGAAGAGCATTTTATGAAACCTTTAGACGGTGTAATTACGCAACTAAAGTTGAGGGCTTCATGGGGTAGGCTGGGTAATCAAGATATAGGTAATTATCCTTTCACATCATCTATTGCAATAGCATCCTATGCTTTCGATAAACAAATTGTAAATACAGGAGCATTGAATACCGCCGCAAACAGTAACATCTCTTGGGAAACCACTGAAATGACAAATGTAGGTATAGATTTAGGTTTGTTTTCAAAGCTTACTTTAACTGCGGAGTTCTACGATAAGAATACTCATGATATACTATATGACTTAGATATACCACTAACAATAGGTCTGAATCGTCCATATCAGAATGCAGGTGTGGTTAACAATAAAGGCTGGGAGATCGGTGCCATTTATAGGGATGCTATAGGTGATTTCAACTTTGATATTAATATTAATCTATCAGATGTAAAGAATGAGGTAATTAGTTTGAAAGGGGTGAATAGAACAGGCCTTACAGTTAGTAGAGAAGGTTCATCTATAAATTCCATTTACGGGTTAGAAGCCGAAGGATTTTTTCAGACCGAAGAAGAAATTTTAACACATGCTACTCAATTCGGTACTGTTGCTCCAGGGGATTTAAAATATAAGGATCAAAATAATGATGGTATCATTAATGATGATGATAATGTAATTATAGGTAGTACTATACCAAGATATACTTTTGGAGCGATTCTTAATGCCACATTCAAAAATTTTGATTTTAACATGGTTTGGCAAGGGGTTGGAAAGGCTGATGGATTTTTATATCAGCAAGGTATTATGCCCTTCTTTAACGGCGGTACAGTCCAGGAACAGCACAAAGACTATTGGACACCAGAGAATAGGGATGCTAGTTTTCCAAGACTGACAATTAGCCATGCCAATAATGAAAAGAACTCTAGTTTTTGGGTAAAAGATGCTTCTTACGTTCGTTTAAAGAATTTGCAAATTGGTTATAGATTACCTAAGGTCTTAACAAACAAGCTGGGTATAGACAATCTTCGCTTATATATTAATGGGCAAAACTTGGTAAGTATTGATGATTTCTGGGATGGATACGATGTAGAAGCTCCTGTGGGAAGGGGAGATGTATATCCACAAGTAAAAGTATACAGTTTTGGACTTAACCTTAATTTTTAA
- a CDS encoding RagB/SusD family nutrient uptake outer membrane protein, giving the protein MKNIVVKWSISVLVLFGLFSCEDDFLNKVPLDGPSAASFYSNEEELKLGLYGCYEGLNFEAKSRRPWPIILDVTTDISWNRSNHQMQHIGNGSHGSDNGSILIFWKEFYKTIARCNFLLENLESLEKEISVEVYEQTKAEAQFVRALSYHYLIELFGDVPLITSVQGLDKVEVPRSSKADVANFVIDEMSYAASVLPVTMPDNEYHGRATKGAALAIKARTALYNAKWNIAASSAREVMELGFELHDNFEELFTYEGQTSKEIIFSLQYLKGTKVHGTPNFLTSRLAGGVSNEVPPQSMIDSYEMTDGLPIDESPLYNPSKPFENRDPRLGSSIVLPNSVLFGYQFETNVDSTMVWNYNTTPPSRVPNNDATNAYATYTGYLYRKYTDIEDIEDDLNSDINLILIRYAEVLLIYAEAKIEANDIDDSVYEAINKVRQRPSVEMPKIATGKNQNHLRSIIRKERKYELANEGLRLMDIRRWGIAEDVMSGDLLGRIPNEWLSSAPAIDENGTADYSVVANNSQMRHIENRVFNPNRDYLWPIPIIEILTNSELEQNPGY; this is encoded by the coding sequence ATGAAAAATATAGTAGTTAAATGGAGCATTAGTGTATTGGTTCTATTTGGTTTGTTTTCTTGTGAAGATGATTTCTTAAATAAAGTCCCTTTAGACGGTCCTTCGGCGGCTTCGTTTTACTCAAATGAGGAAGAGTTGAAATTGGGACTTTATGGATGTTATGAAGGCTTGAATTTTGAAGCTAAATCGCGTAGGCCATGGCCTATAATACTAGATGTGACAACTGATATAAGTTGGAATAGGAGCAACCATCAAATGCAGCATATTGGGAATGGTAGCCATGGTAGTGACAATGGGTCCATTTTAATTTTTTGGAAGGAGTTTTATAAAACGATAGCTAGATGTAATTTCCTGCTAGAAAATTTAGAAAGCTTAGAAAAGGAAATTTCTGTAGAGGTTTATGAGCAAACAAAAGCAGAAGCTCAATTCGTAAGGGCTTTGAGTTATCATTACTTAATAGAGTTATTCGGAGATGTACCACTAATTACGTCTGTTCAGGGATTGGACAAAGTGGAAGTCCCTAGGTCTAGTAAGGCGGATGTTGCTAATTTTGTCATAGATGAAATGTCCTATGCTGCTTCCGTATTGCCCGTAACTATGCCTGATAATGAGTATCATGGAAGAGCTACAAAAGGAGCGGCTCTTGCAATAAAGGCTCGTACAGCTTTGTACAATGCAAAATGGAATATAGCCGCTAGTTCAGCACGGGAAGTGATGGAGCTAGGATTTGAACTGCATGACAATTTTGAGGAGTTGTTTACTTACGAAGGTCAAACCTCTAAAGAGATTATTTTTTCCCTTCAGTATTTAAAGGGAACAAAAGTTCACGGTACGCCTAATTTTCTTACTTCAAGGCTTGCTGGTGGTGTTTCTAACGAAGTTCCTCCTCAGTCCATGATTGACTCATATGAAATGACAGATGGATTACCTATTGATGAATCTCCTTTATATAATCCATCTAAACCTTTTGAAAATAGGGATCCACGCTTAGGCTCTTCAATTGTATTGCCCAATAGTGTATTGTTTGGTTATCAGTTTGAAACAAATGTAGATAGTACAATGGTGTGGAATTATAATACAACTCCTCCTTCGCGCGTGCCAAATAACGATGCTACCAATGCTTACGCAACTTATACTGGATACCTTTATAGAAAGTACACGGATATTGAAGATATTGAAGACGATTTGAACTCGGATATAAATCTAATTTTAATTAGATATGCAGAAGTATTGTTGATTTATGCTGAGGCCAAGATAGAAGCCAACGATATTGATGATTCTGTTTATGAAGCAATCAATAAAGTGCGTCAAAGACCATCGGTTGAAATGCCAAAGATTGCAACTGGGAAAAACCAGAATCATCTTCGTTCTATTATTAGAAAGGAACGTAAATATGAGCTTGCAAATGAAGGTCTTAGATTGATGGATATACGCAGATGGGGAATTGCGGAAGATGTGATGTCCGGAGATTTATTAGGTCGAATACCAAATGAATGGCTTTCAAGTGCACCAGCGATAGATGAAAATGGCACTGCTGATTATTCGGTAGTAGCCAATAATTCTCAAATGAGACATATTGAGAATAGGGTTTTCAACCCTAATCGAGATTATTTGTGGCCTATACCTATCATTGAGATACTAACAAATTCCGAGTTGGAACAAAACCCGGGTTATTAA
- a CDS encoding endonuclease/exonuclease/phosphatase family protein, whose protein sequence is MNLFKTAHITNNHLRKIVIWAFFSMTNACIGGILLCSSVVFSQNNVHLNKVSLPHKIITANVRVALKTDEERGVGWSNRKHTLFEVLKNHAPDIICFQEVLSVQNSDLKKAFPEYTSLGFEGPEMDMFTDGEYHGIAKNPIFFSKKRYEFISSGCYWLSERPELGGSKAWGTARARHVNWVRLLDRKDSVQFRVLNTHLDHISFQARERQVRMINEESGQYPSNFPQLLSGDFNSDIDSREINEVQLDWSDSYSDVHGKIDPGYTMHNFVGPNRKIPIEHKVKGKIDFIFYRGDIKASSAQIIKEKVNGIYPSDHYFVSAELLIK, encoded by the coding sequence ATGAATTTGTTTAAAACAGCCCACATAACCAATAACCATTTAAGGAAAATAGTTATATGGGCTTTTTTCAGTATGACCAATGCATGTATTGGTGGCATATTACTCTGTTCATCTGTGGTTTTTTCTCAGAATAATGTACATCTAAATAAAGTTTCACTGCCACATAAAATAATTACGGCAAATGTAAGAGTAGCACTTAAAACAGACGAGGAAAGAGGTGTGGGCTGGTCGAATAGAAAACATACTCTATTTGAAGTCTTGAAAAATCATGCACCGGATATTATTTGTTTTCAAGAAGTTCTAAGTGTTCAGAATAGTGATTTAAAAAAAGCATTTCCAGAGTATACTTCACTTGGCTTTGAAGGACCGGAGATGGATATGTTTACAGATGGGGAATATCATGGTATAGCTAAAAATCCCATATTCTTTTCAAAGAAAAGATATGAATTTATATCGTCCGGTTGTTACTGGTTATCAGAGCGACCAGAATTAGGAGGTTCAAAGGCCTGGGGTACTGCTAGGGCTAGACATGTTAATTGGGTTCGCCTTTTGGACCGTAAGGATTCCGTACAGTTCAGAGTACTTAACACGCATCTAGACCATATTTCTTTTCAAGCTAGGGAGAGACAGGTAAGAATGATAAATGAAGAGAGCGGTCAGTATCCTTCAAACTTCCCACAATTGTTATCAGGTGATTTTAATAGTGATATTGACAGCAGGGAAATTAATGAAGTTCAATTGGATTGGTCTGATAGTTATTCTGATGTTCACGGGAAAATTGACCCCGGGTATACCATGCACAATTTTGTAGGTCCAAATCGAAAAATACCTATTGAGCATAAGGTGAAGGGTAAAATTGACTTTATATTTTATAGAGGGGATATAAAAGCTTCTTCAGCTCAAATTATCAAAGAGAAAGTAAACGGCATTTATCCTAGTGACCATTATTTTGTGTCTGCAGAATTGTTAATTAAGTAG
- a CDS encoding metallophosphoesterase: protein MSNDEFFQIVVLPDTQYYTSLKHGGTMTMFEDQISWIRANKESSKIAYVVHLGDMVDHGDDNNQIEWLRAKTEMYKLEQDSIPYGVAVGNHDQTPYGNPSSPGTNNGYGVYFGRNHMEQFSWYGGAYGSSNNSDNHYDLFTANGIDFIVLYLELNTPGSTEYSASIESAVLNWADGILTTYSDRKAIIVSHSLLGRPIDANGESIGYNDTRPGFGNNSVASNFTNQGQVIYDRMKHHNNVFLMLGGHISGEGFRKDNYNGHIIKSYLSNYQSRRNAPYTVNDRNGGNGLMRLMRFDTSNEVLSIRTFAPRVGPNILEEDDDSDFTQPLYD from the coding sequence ATGTCAAATGATGAGTTCTTTCAAATTGTAGTTTTACCTGATACTCAGTATTACACCTCTTTAAAGCATGGTGGAACTATGACTATGTTCGAAGACCAGATTAGTTGGATAAGGGCCAATAAAGAATCTTCCAAGATTGCGTACGTGGTACATTTAGGCGATATGGTGGATCACGGAGATGATAATAACCAGATTGAATGGCTTAGGGCCAAAACAGAAATGTACAAGTTAGAACAGGATTCTATTCCTTATGGTGTCGCTGTTGGTAACCATGATCAAACTCCATATGGAAACCCTTCATCACCAGGAACAAACAATGGGTATGGAGTTTATTTTGGCAGAAATCATATGGAGCAATTTTCATGGTATGGGGGTGCGTATGGTAGTTCGAATAACAGTGATAACCATTATGATTTATTTACAGCTAACGGTATTGATTTTATTGTACTGTATTTAGAATTGAATACACCTGGATCAACGGAGTACAGTGCTTCAATTGAAAGTGCTGTTTTAAATTGGGCCGATGGTATATTAACGACATATTCGGACCGAAAGGCGATTATTGTAAGCCATAGTTTGTTAGGTAGGCCTATTGATGCAAATGGTGAATCAATTGGCTACAATGATACCCGTCCGGGTTTTGGAAATAATAGCGTTGCGAGTAATTTTACGAATCAGGGACAAGTCATATATGATAGAATGAAACATCATAATAATGTCTTTTTAATGTTAGGTGGACATATTTCAGGAGAAGGCTTTCGTAAAGACAACTATAATGGACATATAATAAAGAGCTATTTATCTAATTATCAATCTAGGAGAAACGCCCCTTATACTGTTAACGATAGAAATGGGGGTAATGGTCTAATGAGGTTGATGAGATTTGACACTTCCAACGAAGTATTAAGTATCAGAACTTTTGCTCCAAGAGTAGGACCTAATATTTTAGAGGAAGATGATGATAGTGATTTTACACAGCCCTTGTACGATTAG